Within the Eleginops maclovinus isolate JMC-PN-2008 ecotype Puerto Natales chromosome 5, JC_Emac_rtc_rv5, whole genome shotgun sequence genome, the region GTCACCGTTCTCAAAGTCTTTATTAGGCATGGTACAATATGAAAATTCTATTTCACAATTTAACTGACCATAATTCTGAAGCAAAATAATATCCGGTTccttaaaatatgattaaaaacctaatattttgttaaaaaacgAATCATTTGAGTGAACATAATTTTCagtaaaaagataaaaagtaaTCCTGAATAAATTAATCATTAATCATATGGTTTCACCGCATACATAAACAATCAACAAAAGGAATGCACTTTAGTGAGTCTGCCACTCTCACATGAGTATGTTATTATATATTagtatatattaatatattcaCGATTATCTAAGTTCCTACCATTCTACTTTTGCTCAGCTTGACTCTTAGCAAAGTAACTTCCGCATAGAATGTACAGTTGCATGAATTAGCTGTTTGACAATATTGCACCAATGCCAACAAAGAACTCTTATAAAGGGAAAAGAGGGAAGCGAAAGGGGGACAAAACAATCCATGCACTGTTGCGAAAAAACCCCTAACATGAATCTTTCCCTTGCGTTAGCATTTCTGCACGGCTAAGACACTGTATATCAGTGACTCAGATAAAAGGAAACACTTCATGCTGTCTGTGAAGATGTTGTACGGGAACAGCGACAACATAGGAGTCTTCCTCAGCAAGAGGATCAAGGTCATCTCCAAGCCCTCGAAGAAGAAACAGTCTTTGAAAAATGCAGATTGTGAGTTACATGatgttttaacacacacatacacactggcTGATGGAGAACAGCTTTATGGTTTCACTCCACACTGACACTACACTCTTCCTTtaccctttttcctttttctccagtGTGTATAGCTTCAGGGACCAAGGTGGCGTTGTTTAACCGTCTGCGTTCCCAGACTGTCAGTACCAGGTATCTTCATGTGGAGGGGGGAAACTTTCTCGCCAGCTCCCAACAGTGGGGAGCCTTCTACATCCACCTCTGTAAGTCTTTATCTGTggttcattttacattttttcaatagttttcattttcattgatGTTCATTTGTCCCTTGGCCGATTGAGAGCACCTATTAAAGGTTAAGAGAAAGTTATAGTAGCGTGCATAATCGTTATGCTCTGTTTCATTTGCTTAGTGGACGAGGAGGAGtcagagggagaggagtttGCTGTGAGAGATGGCTATATTCACTATGGCCAGACGGTCAAATTGGTCTGTTCTGTTACTGGCATGGCCCTGCCCAGACTGGTATGCACTGTCTATGTCGTCATGCCTCCGATGTCTTTGTGTTAAATAGCATGTATACACATATGTGCATACTTATTCTGTTTATTCATGATGGGTGTGTTTGCGTCAATTTCCCAGGTCATTCGCAAAGTGGACAAGCAGACAGCATTAATGGACGCAGATGACCCGGTGTCCCAGCTTCACAAGTGTGCCTTCTACCTGAAAGATACAGACAAAAtgtatctctgtctctctcaggaGAGGATCATCCAGTTTCAGGTGTGtaataatgcacacacacatacacacaggggTTGGAATTGGGGTTTTGAGTTTATATTCTGCctgattcaaaacattttaaaattatacTCTTAATTTTACCATAAAACATGGGGCTTTTACGGAGAACATGTTTGCCTACAGCATAATGAGTTCCCACGCTAGAGTTCTACCCATTTTAATGAGCATCCCAAGGCGTTAGAAGAGAGTCTTACATGTATCCCTGTCATTTACAAGCGCCTATCTGAAACAATCGTTGCTAACTCACGTGGGTTTTCTTTGTTGTATGTGCATGTGggaattgaaatgtttttttttctcactcccAGGCCACACAGTGCTCCAAAGAGACAAACAAGGAGAATGTAAACGATGGGGCTTCCTGGACTATCATTAGCACTGACAAGGCAGAGTACACCTTTTACGAGGGAATGGGACCGGTCCCAACACCAGTCACACCTGTCCCTGTGGTGGAAACTTTGCAGGTATGCATGCAAACTTTTCGTTTGAAAATATGCCTGTTTTGCGTTTATCAGCCATCTTAAGTGCTGGTTACAGACCGCTTCCTCTTTCAGTTTTTACTCAGCATTTAGGGACcatttaaagacataaaaccttttttgtgtgtctgtgtcaagTTAAACGGGGGAGGAGATGTGGCGATGTTGGAGCTGACGGGACAGAACTTCACCCCCAAGCTCAGAGTGTGGTTTGGAGATGTGGAGGCTGACACCATGTACAGGTACGCTTCCGTTTCTCTGTGTGAATATTTGTGAGTTACGGCTCAAATATTCATACCCTCTCTCATTTGTCTCTCCCCTTAGATGTGGAGAGAGCGTCCTGTGTGTGGTGCCGGACATTTCTGCCTTCAGGGAGGGCTGGCGCTGGGTGAGACAGCCGGTACAGGTCCCTGTCACACTTGTCCGCAATGATGGAGTCATCTACTCCACTGCCCTCACCTTCACCTACACCCCTGAACCTGGGCCCAGACCCCACTGCGGTGCTGCTGGGGCTATTCTGCGGACACATAGCacctcttcatcatcaccagCATCTTCATCTTCCCCATCATCCTCGTTGGGCGGGCTCGGGGAAGGCCAGGGGGCTTACAACAGTAGTGACTCAGGATGTCGTCAGGGGCGTCGACCATGTCGCTACTGTCATAGTAAATCTGGTTCTGTTTGTGTGCCGTTTGTGCTTTGAGCGGCTGAGAGAGAGTGTGCTTTGTACTTTTGAGCCAGAATGGCTCATGGACCTGTTAAGAATTGCACACAGACTCAGAAACTCTTCATCAGAGAGCAACTGTGATCATCGGGAAAGCTGAAGAAAGATGGGAAAAAAAGCAAGGGTAAAGAGAAGACTGAAATCTCTCTTTAGCTCCCTCTACTGGTTTGTTTCGGACCTTTCAAAAGTTACACTCAAAGGACCTCGATATTCAAGATCTTCagctaagaaaataaaaatgtctcatGTTACCACTCTCACAACAACCGGATTTGTACAAGAAacaataatttagtttttttattcgCCTATGGGAAGCTATTTTACCTGTGCTCTCTTTCTACTGAGGTCAAGTTTTTGCGTGAAAGGTCTTGTTGATTCATCTGCTGTTTGCAAGGGAAACATTTGTTGTAAAAGTAACATAGTTTTTACGGACCAAggaatattattatattattttattcatattatattttataaac harbors:
- the LOC134864379 gene encoding LOW QUALITY PROTEIN: recombining binding protein suppressor of hairless-like (The sequence of the model RefSeq protein was modified relative to this genomic sequence to represent the inferred CDS: inserted 1 base in 1 codon), coding for MAPVVTGKFGERPQRLTREAMRNYLKDKNDQTVLILHAKVAQKSYGNEKRFFCPPPCVYLMGSGWKKKLENMEKEGCTEQEAQPCAFIGIGNSEQEMQQLNLEGKHFCTAKTLYISDSDKRKHFMLSVKMLYGNSDNIGVFLSKRIKVISKPSKKKQSLKNADLCIASGTKVALFNRLRSQTVSTRYLHVEGGNFLASSQQWGAFYIHLLDEEESEGEEFAVRDGYIHYGQTVKLVCSVTGMALPRLVIRKVDKQTALMDADDPVSQLHKCAFYLKDTDKMYLCLSQERIIQFQATQCSKETNKENVNDGASWTIISTDKAEYTFYEGMGPVPTPVTPVPVVETLQLNGGGDVAMLELTGQNFTPKLRVWFGDVEADTMYRCGESVLCVVPDISAFREGWRWVRQPVQVPVTLVRNDGVIYSTALTFTYTPEPGPRPHCGAAGAILRTHSTSSSSPASSSSPSSSLGGLGEGQGAYNSSDSGXSSGASTMSLLS